Part of the Lotus japonicus ecotype B-129 chromosome 6, LjGifu_v1.2 genome, AAAGAAGTGAATACGACACAAATGGACACCTATTGAATTTTATATAATTCATAAACCACCAATTATGTATCTACTCATTCTGTAAGGTATGATCCTAGACAAGAAGGAAAAAAACTAGAAGAGAATTATAATTTACTTTGAGTTTCCTTCTGATTTGGTGCTTCCATTTGCTTCAGGCAACTGTGCATCAGACTGGCATATATCCACACAGACTGATTAAAAAATGAACCAATATAAGTTTAGGGTATTCAAGACCTCTAACCTTGTAAagtacaattgctttttccTCACTAGTATCCTGCTTCGTCTTCCTGCCTAAGCAAAGTACCAAATTTTCTTAGTTGCAAACAATTATAAGTTTCAGCCAAGCTTTTTAATAAACCCATATGTTAAATACAAGTTAGTTAATATGCATAATAGTAAATTGCAATTGACGTACTTGTTCTTTCAAAAGTACCTTCAGTGCTTTCTACTTGTTTTATTTGGTTTTCTTCCACCTGCCAACACATGATAACTTATTAAGACCTGTCAATTGCTTTCACCATTTTAAAAACTCTGAAATATTTACGTACAATGCTAGTCCCTATAGACTTATTTCCTTGAATTGTGATTGCCTCTTCAATTTGTAAGATTTCTAATTCAATAGTATACACACGTTCCAATATCTCAGGAGTGCTCACAAAGCGAACAAACCTACAAAAGCAGCGAAAAGCAGTTCATCATAttaaattatatgaaattaaatgCTGCATAGAAATATTTGTAACAAGACAAACTTTAAGTTTCCAACCTTAGAGTTACAAGTCATAAATCTATGTTTAACTTTCAAAGGATGTTTAACTTTCAAAGGCATAGTTTCACTGCCATTTTCTGAGTACTTCCCTCTTCTTTTGAAAGAGTGAGGAAAAAAGAGATATAAAAGGAATTTTGATCCAGATAATATTACAAATTGAAACAGGACGTTTAGAAAGGCATTCTAGATACATGTTGAGAACTTGAGAAATAATGCCAAATGATAACCTTGAATAAGCCTATTTAAATGAAGGATAATTAAGGAAATTTTTTTATGACAACAAGCCATACCTTTCGACAGTTCCCCTGGTAAACCATGTAGCCTGACTGGCATGCTCAGGAATAAGGACAATTGAATAATCACCCTTAGCCATTTGATCTTGAGCAGCCTTCAAGTGGGATAGAAATGGGTTTAGCAAACCTGTGGCAATTTTCTCCTTCTTTCCATTCACAGTTATAACCAAGTCAAACCTGATTTACAAAGGAGTTTAGAATTTCAAAGCAACAAGTCAGGCGAAAAACAATTTAACATTTTAACATTGTTTTGCGATAGTTTTCATACAGATCAATTAGTGACTATGAAGCACCAACTCTGAGACGGGCAACAGACGCAACACAACACAGACACGTGACACAGCTAACATCCAAAAAGTAGGACACTGGAacaccacacacacacacatatacataaagaaaacagaaaacaaattcTTAGGCCCTACCGCCCTACGCCAATGAGcttgaaaaaaattaacacattTTACAAAGTAAGCACTATGTCTCAAAAAGAAAGAGCTAATCTATCTAACATTTTTCGCATCTTTcttgatcatcatcattgaaaagtgttagaaataataatataaaaaaattattgtgctCAGACACCACAAAAAGGTGTCATACACGCATTAAAAAGGTATCATGTTGGTGTCCGACACCAAGACAATCCTTTGAAAGATAGGTACGTGTTTCAGAGATTAGTGACATAGTCATTAGTAAAATCAAAATTACAGTCACTTAGTAACTGTCCATTTCAGAAACTCTAAGTTCTAGTACTGAAGCTTATAACCAACAGCACTAATATATCAAAAGAACTTCAATTTTGATCACATGAAAAATTTACTACCaaatttgaagtttgaactgATGAAATCAATGACATCAGCCCCATAATGTCACAAATGTACAAGTCAGTATAGTTAGTTAGCTAATAAGTTAGACTAGCTTTCATTTCCTGTTACTAAGCTGATTGGTTAGATCACTCAGGAAGATATTAATAACTCCATATTTGCTGAATCAATTAAATCAGCACACTTGAGAGCAAAACTGAACTGAACATCTTGATGCTtaaacaacagaaacaacatACTATCCCAAATGccaaaaaattaaaaccttCACCAAATTCATTCATTTGGttcattgtttttttctttctgggtGAGAAATGGCACAAATGGAAGAAACCTGATAACATGCTAAAATCCATTGATGAATGTGTTACTACTGTTACCTGGTTCTAGTTGGTGTGAGTTGAAACACAGCTGAATCCAACCTAGGTGAAGAAGAGTTCATTGTGACAACAAACCACCAAGTGGGTTTTCTCAGTGATCACACATAACTATTTAATATGAAGCCAAGATAGCAAAAGAAAAGGCACATTCCCAAGATGGGTTTAAGCTTCAGAGCTCAAAAGGGAAAGAGAAAAGTTGCTTAGAAAGAGGAAAATGGGGTGTGAGACAGGATCCAAGGTTGttcttcttaggaggaggaggaagagggacCATCAATGTTCTGCTTCTTTCTTCACACACAGATATCAGAGGCTGCGTTCGGAATTATGGAAAAGTAACGAGGGTATAAGGGGGAATTCATTGACATTTGACAAACGGCGACCGAGTGAGACGAACACATGTCTGAATCAGGCAAACACATGTCTTGTGATACCGATGTTTTTCCGGAGAAATTACGATACTGCCCTGgaataaaaatttcattcagTTGTACCGTTGGGGGTTCTAATTTAACGCTTTGTTTGTTTGGTCAGTTGCTTCGGTGTGTCATAATTCCTCAAGCAGTAATTCATTGCAACCTAATGTCGGATATTACTTTCAAAATAATCGGATTATTAAACAATGGTCGattatgggtttttttttttttagtaatgtgggttaaatatgtttttcgtcCCTGAACTATGTGCGAGTTAATGTTTTATGTTGAGCCAGTTGGTTAGTACGTGAAAATTATATGGTTAGTCATCATGAACCCTATAAAAAAAAGTCATCATGGACAAACAACTTAACAGTTACTTTATCGTATAGTCATTTGAGATGGCATGAGGATGTTGGGCTTAGAGGTCTTTTGGGTCAACTAGAACATAAACCTCACAGCTTGACATATAAATGTACTATACAATACGTTTAGTTGTATTTTTCATCATAATTTAACGTGATTGTGCGATTTGAACCTCCCAACTAGATTTAAAAGTGGCATGAGTCTCCCCACTTTTTGTTTCCTTCTAACCctctttaatttattatttaaaattttgagTGCCACAAATTTAGAAGTGTGACTCACAAATTTAGAAATGTGACTCAAATACTTGaccataattttatttttttaaattgttttaagATAAAAAATGTTCATATATTTTATTCTTAAAAGTTACTTTCAAGTTAAAGCAACAGTCTTGAAGTTTTACCTTTTTTAGaaggaaaataattttatttcatcATAAAAACCTTCGAGACCCGAACAAGGGACAAGAAGGGGAGACAACTAAAATAAAAGAGGGGCCCAAAACTTTTACAAAgcagaaaaaataaaagctcaCCAAAGCATTACCCAACACATACCCCAACCGAAATACAACTTATAAAAACACAacagagaaagaaggctcacaAAGCCAAAAAAAACAAGCAAACAAAACAACCCCTCTCAGATACTAAGAAGAGAACATCATCTTAAGTTCTTCCTCTAACCCACGAATAGCTTGAATGCCATTGTCCGGGTTAAAATAACTTTTGGGTCATATTCACTCACTCACTTGAAATTCATCATTGTTGCACTGAACTCCTACTTATTATTAACAGACACTAATAACCTCCTTTAAGGTTTATCATTATCGCATCGACTTCCTCTAAtacttattattataaaaattacCACCCTCTCTATCATTCTAAATGATTTATGAATGAGTCGATCTCAATGTATTTTACAAAATAGAATGTaattacaataataataaatctCATAGGAGCTGAGTGCAATTTACCCTAACTTctaagttaaggaaataaaaattatcaaaaaacTTCTATTAAAAAAAGTTACTTGAAGTTTAACTAAAAGTAAGTAACAAAATTTTGAGGAGAATAAAATAAGTTGGTTCAAACAATATGAACAACATTTTTTACTAAGCTTGAACAAAGCTTATGGATATACTCTAGCTTAGTAGCTTAATTATGGAGAGAAATCAATCAAAGCGAACGATTAAGCATGAAATGTTGCTTTTACTCATCCTAATCAATGCTTCCTTTGCCAAGCACTCAGCTGCTTCTTGTGGATCCTCTATGTGCCTGATAAGATTCACAGCCTCTTGATTCTTCATCACCTGTAAAAATACTTAGATTCATGAGCTATTTTTAAAGAACCACATTCTATTGACCAAGTATACTAAGTTATAATATTTAATCTTAAGGTTTACCTCCCATATGCCATTGCTTGCTAAAATCAAAAATTCAGTGTcagaatcgatccaatcccctCCCACGACAACTTCTGAGCCATTACAATGCTGTTTTTTACCTGTTGTGTTTCCTGATTCACATGCTATTCTTATGAGATGTGTGAACAGAAACTTGTGCCCTTATGAATgaacaaaagaaataaaattctCATTTCAAATTGAATGCAAAAGAAGGGATAATAAGGAGCACAGTGAAGCGAGGAAAAAGTTTGATTCACACCCAATTTTCACCCACAACCCGAGTGATATAATAGTGATGCaatataaaaagaagaaagaaataaaaaataaagcaaGCCCAATTAACTGATATAAACGTGTGTTTGGTTTCATATTTGAGAATCTTAGAATTAATTTACATtgaataaaatcaattttaagtgGTTATATAGATAtttgtcatcaacatacaaaaTTGACTTTAGCTCCACAACCAATTTTGCGAGAAGTTAGAAAGAGTAACTTTTGCAGTAAATATCGCCTACGGAATTTTATAACTTTATTTCACAACATTGTCCTATAAAAATCACTTTCCCTATAAACATATCTAATTAAAAATCTCGAGtttcaactcacttttaccataatcaattttaccaAAACTAATTATATCCAAAAACAATGCGCAAAACATTGTTccaaaatccaaacacacactataaCAACAACCACAATCAAACCTTTCATGTTCGGATCATCTTCTCTTTTTTCAGtttccagaatcaattctgagacTCATAAGTTACTCACATAAGTTTTTCTTCATAATTAATTCTGAATTCAGTATCAATTGAgctgtgagtagcttctgaatTTTATAATTGACAAGTGTTTCTCATGAAAGAGAAATTGATGCAAACATTCTCTTAATTGAATCAGCTACATGAATTACTTTTAAATCAGCTGCATGCATTCTAATAGCGATTAAAAGATGTATGTACTTGATAATGATACCTGAAAATAGTTTGCGATACCAATGTCTCTTAGGCGATTGATTATATCTGCCAGTTTTCTGATAAGCTTTACCATCTCTGCACAAAACAGTTCTGTAATCTCCCATGTTGGCTATCACAAGTTTCTCACCATTTATCACCATCACAGATGTTGACCCTGTTATGCATGCCTCCTCTAATTTATGTCCCTCTCTTGTCTTAGTTTTTGCGCCTAGAAAAGCTCTCTTGAGTGTTTCTTTGATTTTTCTCCTCATGTGAGACTAGATATATTTAATTAAAGCATCAAAAACACATAAGAGTCAAGAAATATAGGAGAAAATAGGGATACAGCGGCTTAATCGAAATCTCTTTGTTTACATGTCATATTTTTACAAGCTCGAATCTCGGAAAAGTTATTTATTGGatgggtttttaattttatagttCCCTAAATGAGTTTACACAACGACAAAAACTAAAAAACACAGTAAAGTTTGGACCCGGATTCTCCGAGGTAGAATCCTAAGTGTAGTAAGGGATCTGTAGCAATCCGTTAGGATTTAGAGAGGTTGATATACACTTAAAATAGTCTCTTTAATATAAATCGTGCAATCTTGATCGAACGGCACATTAAATTCAGAATTCGCAATTGGAAGGTAATCCAAATTTTGGCTtaactgcacttttggtccctcacgaTTACGAAAGCCACGATTCCGGTCCCCAACAAAATTTTATTGCATGGAGCGTCCCCCACGTTATGCTCCAttaacaactttggtccctcccctcttttccatccaaaaactaacggttctagggaccaaaagtgcaattaaactAATAAAaggaattttaaaataaaaataaaataaaaacccagAAACATTAGTAttgttcttcatcatcatcttcttcctcttcaatttcatcatcttcaaacccaaaacccagaaaatctATGAAACCCCAAATTAAGTAAAACCCAAAATACCCACACTTTTTCCCCTCTATCACCCTGTCTCTCATCATTGAATCACTCTCCATCACCTAACCTTTCGAGATCTGGTCATAGTGTGAGAACCTTTCGAGATCGTTGGCGGTGTCGCTCAACCCACATCTGTTTCATGGTCATTCCAGTTAAGAGGAAAATAGAACCCAAAACCCAGATTTGTTGCAAATCTCTGGAAAGAGAGAGATGTCAATAGGTGTTCCCGAAAGGGGGAGATTGATCAAAGAGTGAGGGAGAGGAAGGAACCAGAGATTCAAAGAGAGGGGAGATGAGAATGAGTGAAAGGAGAGAACGtaagaaaatgagaaacaaGGAGATTGTGGGAGAGAGGTCGAGATCGAGATTGATCGGGATCAAGATCAATGGGTATGTCTGAATAGGAATTTCAGTAAAGCTTTCATGATTGGTTCTTTAGAAATTGGGGGTGCAAGAGGAAGGAAAATGGAAggagaaaaattgaaggtgaagAAGTGATCTCTGCCCAGATATTGATCAAGTTCAGTGGTGGTATGGCATGTGTGATGGTGGTGGCCGGTGGGGGTGAGGAAAGGGTTGGTGGTTCTGGAAAAGTTGAAGAAGGTTGAAAGTGTGGATGGTATTCATGTTTTAtgagttttaattttaatatttaatttttaattcttttttagGAGAGAGAAACGTTTGAAAACTAACGGAATAGAGGGTCCGGACTAAAGTTGCTAACGGAGCATAACGTGGGGGACGCTCCATGCAATAAAATTTTGTTGGGGACCGAAATCGTGGCTTTTGTAATCGTGGGGGACCTAAAGTTTAAACATGGTACTCTATTTCAGTCAAAGTTTAATCAGGTTATTAAAATTCAGTAAAGTCTGGGTTCCGTAGTTGTCCAATCAAGTTCGTATATTTCAAAACTAAAGAGACATTTTAGTTTTACTAACCTCTTAAATTTGAGATCGGACAAACTTGATCGGATGGTTGTAGTCCATTGGCTTTACTGAATACAGAATTTCCTACAATGAAtcttggactgggcgggacataaagaagattatgtctcgcccaaaatgaacaataaaccattgacgatagccaaggcgggaaaggcaacatgacgagcttcattgccctcccttaggtgatggacccacaagccagctggaagattcctttggatttgtcttatgtgtacggggatttgggccctgattgtcaggcccaaatataggaaagatccatatcatgaccaccccctctataaaaggggaggtcatccacttgtacgagaccaactttttcagcattaatgagaatattccttttatggtagttttgctattttagtgctctgctagggtttaccttttgtctttctcttacataagcttgccctagtacagaacattggcgccgtctgtggggaagactcagctcttccggtgacagaaggaggaatcgcgagccatggagactcgttcatacggcgtaggtcggcgcgatcatcgccggcgcggtggtggtcgacacggcggtcgcgccggcggacgaaacaacaaccgtcccgtactggacgaccaagagcaggaagcttcctcggagggggtccactcagtggcgccgtcgccggcgtcattggtgaatgcagctccgggaagaccttcagatctgatcgctaaatcagatccaggtgttcggcggcgttcaacgccgcctgactacgtgaacttggaagatcttaaaacaactgctccacggagagtgcaagaggcagtgacaggtatcacgcctgcggctttgcaacaaatgttagataccttgcagaaggtgcagtcccaaaacgagcagttgcaagcccaagttgagtatcttactcagcggcagaattttaagcaagaacaacgcctggaggcggaggatgtagttgaattccaaccttttgttccagccatcactagggtggacattccaaagcacctgcaaaccatggcattagacgccttttcgggcgaatctgatcctatggagcatcttagatacttcaatactaaaatggtgatcggcggggcgtcggatgcggtaaaatgtcgattattgccttccacgttcaagggcatggcgatgcagtggttcattcgacaaccgcccttctccattgataatttcactgatctgtccactaagtttctgactcaattttccgccaataaaaccacaaaagcaacaatgtttgatcttatcagcatacatcagcaaccaggcgagaaattaaaaacctacatggcacgcttcagcaagatggcggtgcagttggaggatgaaaatccagatgtctgtttggcgtcattcaaaaatggccttcgggcgggagatttgaatagagacttaacaaggcgaccggcgaaggatatgatggatcttcgcgctcgtgttcaagagttcatattgattgagcaagatgaccagaagaaacaagaaagagaggaaggacgtaagcagtctcaatctggcggtgtttcacaagacaaatctaaggcggggaaggaaaccaggatagcgcaaaccccccgcgtaccaagaccgggaccataccacaactctaaacctggctttcaaaatacatggcacagaaattcacaaggtcccgctgctgccacagctggtcagcctggtgcttcgccaacgccaatcccacttactaagttgaatgcacccttaagtaccattttaagggcggttggacagaccaacgttgtgcagtacccaccacccccacggcgaccgccagctaacgtggacaccaataggtggtgcgagtaccacagagcgttggggcatacgacagataattgctggaatttaaggcgggaaattgatcgcttgattaaagctggccatttggcaaactttgtcaaagacacagcagcgccggaggtagctaaaatcactcaaggggacaaaggtaaaggtaaagagatagttgaagagttgggcgatcctgctggggaatgctcatctattgcaggaggatttggcgggggtgca contains:
- the LOC130726033 gene encoding putative protein phosphatase 2C-like protein 44, whose product is MGMRDFRIKLKAFRVKHFFLGNGGRKRNRGVANKPSWMMPITHGHHVVEHNVIKGDSDEFDSVVIQREQMDHTEIWYFGIFDALIGDGVTKYLQSHFFDKMLKESHMRRKIKETLKRAFLGAKTKTREGHKLEEACITGSTSVMVINGEKLVIANMGDYRTVLCRDGKAYQKTGRYNQSPKRHWYRKLFSGNTTGKKQHCNGSEVVVGGDWIDSDTEFLILASNGIWEVMKNQEAVNLIRHIEDPQEAAECLAKEALIRMSKSNISCLIVRFD